A genomic window from Fibrobacterota bacterium includes:
- a CDS encoding pentapeptide repeat-containing protein, giving the protein MLDSPGGFTQKFGSRLRFHWLRTFRKETWKHQTIEDWSFVSVTFKETVMDSNVFERVTFRDCTFDESKMNHSRFRDCRFIGCIFKGQRWIGNSFERGEFRNCTWKPNPISSDLPEWERNTFDSLVMDGITIKKGASYWDYNVFRKVKFDHFDFSLHGMIGDEFESCEFGNGSWVKTVNTVVDELKFRDCVFLHNPRQGSVFGGDFTNVRFEGGTDLDVWGSMRQVWIAPGGAVALERVESGRIAGSHPYVSFDSATDVVVDDVSKGGRLGTGFKGIRNLSIHKADVERVVLHSPLYENCLFENWEVEEFWIGKDATFKNCTFRNIHITKEVVVSGPVHFEGCTFQNMRRDPGVKSFFNEDPSDYLFPFEESAGVNKR; this is encoded by the coding sequence ATGCTCGACTCCCCAGGTGGCTTCACCCAGAAATTCGGCTCCCGCCTGAGGTTCCATTGGCTGCGAACCTTCCGGAAGGAAACCTGGAAGCACCAGACCATCGAGGATTGGAGCTTCGTTTCCGTGACCTTCAAGGAAACCGTGATGGATTCCAACGTGTTCGAGCGGGTCACCTTCCGCGATTGCACGTTCGACGAGTCCAAAATGAACCATTCGCGCTTTCGCGATTGCCGGTTCATCGGATGCATCTTCAAAGGCCAGCGTTGGATCGGCAATTCCTTCGAACGGGGTGAATTCCGCAATTGTACCTGGAAACCGAATCCGATCAGCTCCGACCTCCCGGAATGGGAACGCAACACGTTCGATTCGCTGGTCATGGACGGGATCACCATCAAGAAGGGCGCGAGCTACTGGGACTACAATGTCTTCCGCAAGGTGAAATTCGACCATTTCGATTTCTCCCTGCATGGAATGATTGGCGACGAGTTCGAGTCGTGCGAGTTCGGGAACGGATCCTGGGTCAAAACCGTCAACACAGTGGTCGACGAGCTGAAGTTCCGCGATTGCGTCTTCCTCCACAATCCCCGCCAGGGAAGTGTTTTCGGTGGGGATTTCACGAATGTCCGGTTCGAGGGCGGCACGGATCTGGACGTATGGGGCTCGATGCGACAGGTGTGGATCGCACCGGGTGGAGCTGTCGCCTTGGAGAGGGTCGAATCAGGTCGAATCGCCGGGAGCCACCCGTACGTTTCCTTCGACTCGGCGACGGATGTGGTGGTGGACGATGTATCGAAAGGAGGGCGGCTTGGAACGGGCTTCAAAGGCATCAGGAACCTGTCGATCCACAAGGCCGATGTGGAACGCGTGGTCCTCCACAGTCCTTTGTACGAAAATTGTCTGTTCGAGAATTGGGAAGTCGAGGAGTTCTGGATCGGCAAGGACGCGACGTTCAAGAATTGCACGTTCCGCAACATCCACATCACCAAGGAAGTGGTAGTATCCGGACCCGTGCATTTCGAAGGTTGCACCTTCCAGAACATGCGTCGTGACCCAGGGGTCAAGTCCTTCTTCAACGAGGATCCTTCCGACTACCTGTTTCCTTTCGAGGAGTCGGCGGGAGTGAACAAGCGCTGA